The proteins below come from a single Octopus sinensis linkage group LG10, ASM634580v1, whole genome shotgun sequence genomic window:
- the LOC115216417 gene encoding tRNA N(3)-methylcytidine methyltransferase METTL2 isoform X1, whose amino-acid sequence MASRTVSGFTLSLLNRHMMSFQYCIYRSIPQILHCSSRSTSQQRPRGGARSLTDPNKVFSHNNWDNVVWDASQESEARRITEEQAADLVSFEKQVEYEDKAYEFWDHFYQLHLDKFFKDRHWLFTEFPELAPEAKLEPPNSHPSNSQSESESEPEPEPESKSCSGSEQCDLVPEEQQQPEQQQCEGPSEQEQVENEHETSQASTNTTTSIIPQVTVSEEEVNDDPDKIYRFFEVGCGAGNTVFPVLKTNNNPNLVIYCCDFSSKAIDLVKEHPEFEPSRCYPFVCDITNEYSPVPFEENSLDIIIMIFVLNAISPNKMQQTVNRLSSYLKPGGLLLFRDYGRYDMAQLRFKKGRCLSENFYVRQDGTRVYFFTQDELRQMFTQAGLEEEQNIIDRRLQVNRSRQLKMYRVWIQCKYRKPLSTS is encoded by the exons ATGGCATCTCGTACTGTCTCTGGATTTACACTCAGCCTACTGAATCGACACATGATGTCCTTTCAGTATTGTATATACCGCTCTATCCCACAAATTTTGCATTGCTCATCACGCTCTACATCTCAGCAACGTCCCAGGGGTGGGGCTAGGTCTCTCACTGACCCTAATAAAGTATTTAGCCACAATAATTG GGACAATGTAGTCTGGGATGCATCACAAGAATCTGAAGCTCGACGTATTACCGAAGAACAGGCTGCTGACCTTGTGTCGTTTGAGAAACAAG TTGAATATGAAGACAAGGCCTATGAGTTCTGGGACCATTTTTACCAGTTACACCTGGATAAATTCTTCAAAGATCGGCACTGGCTCTTCACAGAGTTTCCAGAGTTAGCTCCAGAAGCGAAACTCGAACCACCAAATTCCCATCCTTCAAACAGTCAATCAGAATCAGAATCTGAACCAGAACCAGAACCAGAATCCAAGTCCTGTTCCGGTTCTGAGCAGTGTGATCTGGTGCCAGAAGAGCAGCAACAGCCAGAGCAACAACAATGTGAAGGCCCCAGCGAGCAGGAACAAGTTGAGAATGAACATGAAACATCACAAGCTTCCACTAATACCACTACTTCCATCATACCTCAAGTGACTGTGAGTGAAGAAGAGGTGAATGACGACCCTGACAAAATCTACAGATTCTTCGAA GTTGGCTGTGGTGCAGGCAACACAGTTTTTCCAGTCTTAAAAACCAACAA TAACCCTAACCTTGTGATATACTGCTGTGACTTTTCTTCCAAAGCTATTGATCTTGTCAAG GAACATCCAGAATTTGAACCTTCACGCTGCTACCCATTTGTATGTGACATCACCAATGAGTATTCTCCAGTACCGTTTGAAGAAAACAGcctcgatattattattatgatatttgtCCTTAATGCTATTAGTCCAAACAA GATGCAACAAACTGTGAACAGATTAAGTAGTTACTTGAAACCAGGAGGTCTTTTACTGTTCAGAGATTACGGTCGCTATGACATGGCCCAGCTACGATTCAAGAAAG GTAGATGCTTGTCAGAAAACTTCTATGTCCGCCAAGATGGTACTCGAGTATACTTCTTTACCCAAG ATGAGCTAAGACAGATGTTCACCCAGGCTGGCCTGGAGGAAGAGCAGAACATCATTGACCGGCGCCTCCAAGTAAACAGAAGTCGACAATTGAAGATGTACCGTGTGTGGATCCAGTGTAAATATCGCAAGCCGTTGTCAACGAGTTAA
- the LOC115216417 gene encoding tRNA N(3)-methylcytidine methyltransferase METTL2 isoform X2 codes for MSEVAEGTCSNSSNDASQKRSAFGNRHLTDSSNVFQHNAWDNVVWDASQESEARRITEEQAADLVSFEKQVEYEDKAYEFWDHFYQLHLDKFFKDRHWLFTEFPELAPEAKLEPPNSHPSNSQSESESEPEPEPESKSCSGSEQCDLVPEEQQQPEQQQCEGPSEQEQVENEHETSQASTNTTTSIIPQVTVSEEEVNDDPDKIYRFFEVGCGAGNTVFPVLKTNNNPNLVIYCCDFSSKAIDLVKEHPEFEPSRCYPFVCDITNEYSPVPFEENSLDIIIMIFVLNAISPNKMQQTVNRLSSYLKPGGLLLFRDYGRYDMAQLRFKKGRCLSENFYVRQDGTRVYFFTQDELRQMFTQAGLEEEQNIIDRRLQVNRSRQLKMYRVWIQCKYRKPLSTS; via the exons GGACAATGTAGTCTGGGATGCATCACAAGAATCTGAAGCTCGACGTATTACCGAAGAACAGGCTGCTGACCTTGTGTCGTTTGAGAAACAAG TTGAATATGAAGACAAGGCCTATGAGTTCTGGGACCATTTTTACCAGTTACACCTGGATAAATTCTTCAAAGATCGGCACTGGCTCTTCACAGAGTTTCCAGAGTTAGCTCCAGAAGCGAAACTCGAACCACCAAATTCCCATCCTTCAAACAGTCAATCAGAATCAGAATCTGAACCAGAACCAGAACCAGAATCCAAGTCCTGTTCCGGTTCTGAGCAGTGTGATCTGGTGCCAGAAGAGCAGCAACAGCCAGAGCAACAACAATGTGAAGGCCCCAGCGAGCAGGAACAAGTTGAGAATGAACATGAAACATCACAAGCTTCCACTAATACCACTACTTCCATCATACCTCAAGTGACTGTGAGTGAAGAAGAGGTGAATGACGACCCTGACAAAATCTACAGATTCTTCGAA GTTGGCTGTGGTGCAGGCAACACAGTTTTTCCAGTCTTAAAAACCAACAA TAACCCTAACCTTGTGATATACTGCTGTGACTTTTCTTCCAAAGCTATTGATCTTGTCAAG GAACATCCAGAATTTGAACCTTCACGCTGCTACCCATTTGTATGTGACATCACCAATGAGTATTCTCCAGTACCGTTTGAAGAAAACAGcctcgatattattattatgatatttgtCCTTAATGCTATTAGTCCAAACAA GATGCAACAAACTGTGAACAGATTAAGTAGTTACTTGAAACCAGGAGGTCTTTTACTGTTCAGAGATTACGGTCGCTATGACATGGCCCAGCTACGATTCAAGAAAG GTAGATGCTTGTCAGAAAACTTCTATGTCCGCCAAGATGGTACTCGAGTATACTTCTTTACCCAAG ATGAGCTAAGACAGATGTTCACCCAGGCTGGCCTGGAGGAAGAGCAGAACATCATTGACCGGCGCCTCCAAGTAAACAGAAGTCGACAATTGAAGATGTACCGTGTGTGGATCCAGTGTAAATATCGCAAGCCGTTGTCAACGAGTTAA